In Pseudokineococcus lusitanus, the genomic window GCCTCGGTCGACGCCCACGGCAGGATGCGCGGCGTGACCGCCGCCCTACCCCGTCCGGACGACGACCCCGCTGCCCCGGACGTGCCGTCCCGGCTCGTGCACCGCCGGGCGGACGGCGTCTCGCTCGTCCTCCTCCTCGACGCCGACGGCGGCCGGCTGCCGCGCGTCGTCCACTGGGGCGCCGACCTCGGCGACCTCGCGCCCGGGGACCTCGCCGGCCTCCTCGCCGCCGTCGCGCCGACGCCGGACGAGCACCCCACCGACGTCGCCCGGGTCCCGTGCCTCGTGCCCGAGCACGCGGACGGCTGGGTCGGCCGCCCCGGCGTCGAGGGCTCGCGCGACGGGCGCGACTGGTCGCCCGTCCTGCGGGTCCGGGCCACGGCGGAGGAGGTGGCCGACGACGGCACCTACCGCCTCGTGACGACGGCCGCCGACCCCGTCGCGGGGCTCGCGCTCGAGCTCGAGCTGGAGCTGGCGCCGTCGGGCCTCCTGCGCACCCGCGCGACGCTGGCCGACGAGGCGCCGGAGGGGGAGACGCCCTTCCGCGTCGACGCGCTGCGGCTCGTCGTGCCCGTCCCGGCGACCGCCGACGAGCTGCTCGACTTCACCGGCCGGCACACGCTGGAGCGGGTGCCCCAGCGGCAGCCCTTCACCGCGGGCCTGCACGCCCGCGAGGTGCGCTCGGGCCGTACCGGTCTCGACGGCGTCCACGTCCTCGCCGCCGGCCGGACGGGCTTCGCGAACCGCACCGGCGACGTCTGGGGCGTCCACCTGGGGTGGAGCGGCAACGCCGAGACCTACGCCGAGCGCCACCCCACCGGTGTCCGCGTCCTCGGCGCCGGCGAGCTGCTCGTCGGCGGCGAGGTCCGGCTCGGGCCCGGGCGCACGTACACCTCCCCGTGGCTGCACGCCGTCCACGGCCGGGGGCTCGACGGCCTCGCCGGTCGCTTCCACGCCTGGCTGCGCGCCCGCCCGCAGCACCCGCGCCGCCCCCGGCCGGTCACCCTCAACACGTGGGAGGCCGTCTACTTCGCCCACGACCTGCGGCGCCTCACGGCGCTCGCGGACGCCGCGGCGGAGGTCGGGGCCGAGCGGTTCGTCCTCGACGACGGCTGGTTCGGCTCACGCCGCGACGACACGAGCGGCCTCGGCGACTGGACCGTCAGCGCCGACGCCTGGCCGCAGGGCCTCGGGCCGCTCGTCGACCACGTGCGCGGCCTCGGCCTCGAGTTCGGCCTGTGGGTCGAGCCCGAGATGGTCAACCTCGACTCCGACCTCGCCCGGGCCCACCCCGAGTGGCTGCTGCGCGCGGGCGGCCGGACCGGGGCACCGGCCCGGAACCAGCACGTGCTGGACCTCGCGCAGCCCGGCGCCTTCGAGCACGTCCGGTCGCACCTCGACGCGCTGCTGCGCACGTACGACATCGCCTACCTCAAGTGGGACCACAACCGGCTCCTCGTCGACGCCGGCTCCGGCCCGCTCGGCACGCCGGGCGTCCACGCGCAGACGGAGGCGGCGTACCGGCTCCTCGACGTCCTCAAGGAGGCCCACCCCGGCCTCGAGGTCGAGTCGTGCGCGTCCGGCGGCGGCCGGGTCGACCTCGGCGTCCTCGCCCGCACCGACCGGGTCTGGGCGTCGGACTGCAACGACGCCCTCGACCGGCAGGCGATCCAGCGCTGGACGCAGCTGCTCCTGCCGCCCGAGCTCGTCGGCGCCCACGTCGGCCCGCCGCGCTCGCACACGACGGGCCGCACCCACGACCTGTCGTTCCGGGCCGGGACGGCGCTGTTCGGGCACCTGGGCGCCGAGTGGGACATCGCCTCCGCGAGCGCCGAGGAGCGGGCCGAGCTGGCGCGCTGGGTCGCCCTGCACCGGGAGCTCCGGCCGCTGCTGCACGGCGGCGTCGTCGTCAACGCCGACGTCCCCGACCCGGCGCTGGCCGTCCACGGCGTCGTCGCCCCCGACGGCTCCGACGCCCTCTTCGCCCTCGTCGCGCTCGGCCGGCCCGTCACCGTGACGCCGGGACGCGTCGCCCTCCCGGGCCTCGCGCCCGAACGGCGCTACGCCGTGCGCCTCCAGGCCCCCGGCGACGACCCCGGCACGCGCTGGACGCCGCCGTGGTGCGCCGAGGGCGTGACGACGACGGGCGCCGCGCTGGGGACGGTCGGCCTCCAGGTCCCGCCGCTCGAGCCCGAGCACCTCGTGCTGGTGCGGGTGACCGCGGTGGGGTGAGAGGACGCTCGGCCGGCTCGGTCGGTCGCGTGGTGACGGCCGGGTGCGCGGGGGCGGCCGGGTGCGCTCTGGCGCTGCCTCGGCGCGCCGGGGTGCTGCCCGTGAGGGGTCGGGGCGCCGCGCCTGACGTGCCGGACGCGCACCCGGCCGCCCCCGCTCGTCGTTCCGTCACCACGGTCCTCTCTCCGCCAGGACGCACGTCGGGGAATGGGGGCGTCGCGCGTGGGTAGCGTCGTGGGCGTGACGACGACGGCAGGGGCGACGGCAGGGACGGCGGCGGGCGTCGAGGTGCGCGACCTCCGGCAGGAGGAGGCGACGGAGTGGGCGCGGCTGTGCTCGCGCGGCTTCCTCGAGACGAGGGCGCCCACGGAGGCGGCGGGCGACCTGCGGTGGCGCCGCACCGAGGGGCACCGGCGGCGCGTCGGCGTCGACGGCGGGCGGCTCATCGCGTCGTTCCGCTCCTACGGCGTCGACCTGCCCGTGCCCGGCGGGCACCTGCCCGCGGACGCGATCAGCTCCGTCGTCGTCGCGGCGAGCCACCGGCGGCAGGGGCTGCTGCGGCGGCTCATGACCGAGGACCTGCGGGCGGCGAAGGACCGCGGTGACGCGCTCGCCGTCCTCATCGCCAGCGAGGCGCCGATCTACGGCCGCTACGGCTTCGGGACGGCGACGACGGCGTGCCGGTGGGAGCTCGACGTCCGTGAGGCGCGCTTCCGCGGCGACCCCGTCCGGGACGGCGCCGTCGTCCTCGACCACGTCTCCGACGCCGACCTCGTCGACGTCGCCCCGCGGCTCTTCGCGCGGGTCCACGCGACGGCGGCGGGCGAGCACCCGCGCGACGGGCTCTGGTGGCCGATGGCGCTCGGGCTCGTCGAGGACCCGGACGCCGACGCCCGCGAGCAGCGGCCGGCGGTCGTGGCGAGGGAGCCGGGCGGCGACGTCGTCGGCCTCCTGCGCTACCGCGCCGGCGGGGACCTGTCCGGCGGCGACCGGCGGCGCGCGGCGCAGGTGCGCGTCCTCGACCTCCTCGCCGCGACGCCCGCGGCGACGGCGGCCCTGTGGCGGGCGGCCGCCGAGGTCGACCTCGCGGCGTCCGTCGTCGCCGACCACCGGCCGACGACCGACCCGCTCCCGCTGCTGCTCGCCGACGCGCGGGCCGCCGTCCGCAGCCACGACGCCGACTTCGTCTGGGCGCGGGTGCTCGACGTCCCCGCCGCCCTCGAGGGCCGGCGCTACGCGGCGACGGGCGGGCTCGTGCTCGAGGTCGTGGACCCCCTCGGCCTCGCGGGCGGGCGGTGGCGCCTCGACGTCACGGCCGACGACGCGGGCACCGGCGCGGCCGAGGTCACGGCGACCACCGCGGAGCCGGACGTCGTCGTGGGGGTCGACGTCCTCGGGACCGTCGTCCTGGGCCAGGGCTCGCCCGCCCCCGCGCTCGCCGCCGGCCTCGTCGACGAGCGCACCCCGGGCGCCGCGGCGCGGCTCGGGACGCTGCTCGCGCACCCGTCGTCCGCGGTGCTCACCCGCACCTGGTTCTGACCCCGGCGGGGACCCCGGACGCGACGACGCCCCCTCCCGCCGGGCGGGAGGGGGCGTCGTCGGACGGCGCGGGTCAGCCCTTGACGGACCCCGCGTTGAGCCCGGCGATGAGGTACTTCTGCGCCACGAAGGCGAAGAGGAACACCGGTGCCGTGAGCAGCAGCGAGGCGGCGCCCGCCTGCTGCAGGAGCGGCAGCGTCTGGCCGAGCTGGGTGGCGATGAAGACCGGCACCGTCGCGGCGTTGACGTCCGTGAGGATCACCGCGGTCAGGTACTCCTGGAACGCGAAGAGGAACATGAACAGCGCCGCGGTGATGATGCCCGGGCCCATGAGCGGGATGATGACGAGCCGCAGCATCGACAGCCGGGTGCAGCCGTCGAGCATGGCGGCTTCGTCGATCTCCTTGGGCACCGCCGCGAAGAAGTTGCGCAGCAACCAGATCGAGAACGGCTGGTTGATGGCCACGAGGGCGAGCGACAGCGCCAGCGTCGTGTCGTAGATCCCCAGCGAGCGGGAGATCTCGTACATCGGCAGGACGACGGCGGTGCGCGGCAGCGCCCGGAAGACGAGCGCCGCGACGAGCAGGACGACGGACACCCAGCCCGGCGCGCGGGACAGCGCGTAGGCGGCCGGGAGCCCGATGACGAGCGCCAGCGTCGTCGAGATGACCGCCACGACGAGGGTGCTGCCGAGGTACTGGTAGAAGTTCGTCGTCTGCCAGAGGTTGACGAAGGCGTCCAGCGTCGGCGTGAAGGACCACACCGGCGGGTTGCGGAAGGCGACGCTCGTCGGCTTGATCACCGAGAACGCCGTCCAGAGGACCGGGCTCAGCATGAGGAAGCAGACGACCGCCAGGACGACGGCGGCGACGACCTTGCGGGCCCTCGACGTCTTCGGGCCCCGGGGGACCTTGTAGACCTCCGGCGTCGCCCCGCGGCCGGCCGCGGCCGAGCCGGGGGCGTCGGTGGTGGTGACGCTCGTGGGCCGCGCGGCGGCCTCGGACGACGACGGCATCAGCTGCGCCCCTCTCGTGCCGTGCTGCGGATGAAGGGCAGGAGCATGACGACGATGAGGCCGATGAGCAGCACGTTCATCGCGCTGCCGAGGCCCAGCTGCTGGCCGCCGTCGAGGAACGCCCGGTTGTAGATGTAGAGGACGAGCGACTCGTTGCCGATCTGCACCGCCTGCGGCGACAGCGGGATGAGCTGGTCGAAGAGCCGCAGCACGTCCATGATCGAGATGAGCGTGACGAAGCCGACGACGCCGCGGATGCTCGGGGCGATGACGCTCCAGTGCGTGCGCAGCGTGCCGGCGCCGTCGACCCGGGCGGCCTCGAGCAGCTCGGCGGGCACGCTCTGCAGGCCCGCGAGGATGACGAGCATCGCGAAGGGCAGCAGCCCCCAGA contains:
- a CDS encoding alpha-galactosidase, translated to MTAALPRPDDDPAAPDVPSRLVHRRADGVSLVLLLDADGGRLPRVVHWGADLGDLAPGDLAGLLAAVAPTPDEHPTDVARVPCLVPEHADGWVGRPGVEGSRDGRDWSPVLRVRATAEEVADDGTYRLVTTAADPVAGLALELELELAPSGLLRTRATLADEAPEGETPFRVDALRLVVPVPATADELLDFTGRHTLERVPQRQPFTAGLHAREVRSGRTGLDGVHVLAAGRTGFANRTGDVWGVHLGWSGNAETYAERHPTGVRVLGAGELLVGGEVRLGPGRTYTSPWLHAVHGRGLDGLAGRFHAWLRARPQHPRRPRPVTLNTWEAVYFAHDLRRLTALADAAAEVGAERFVLDDGWFGSRRDDTSGLGDWTVSADAWPQGLGPLVDHVRGLGLEFGLWVEPEMVNLDSDLARAHPEWLLRAGGRTGAPARNQHVLDLAQPGAFEHVRSHLDALLRTYDIAYLKWDHNRLLVDAGSGPLGTPGVHAQTEAAYRLLDVLKEAHPGLEVESCASGGGRVDLGVLARTDRVWASDCNDALDRQAIQRWTQLLLPPELVGAHVGPPRSHTTGRTHDLSFRAGTALFGHLGAEWDIASASAEERAELARWVALHRELRPLLHGGVVVNADVPDPALAVHGVVAPDGSDALFALVALGRPVTVTPGRVALPGLAPERRYAVRLQAPGDDPGTRWTPPWCAEGVTTTGAALGTVGLQVPPLEPEHLVLVRVTAVG
- a CDS encoding GNAT family N-acetyltransferase, translated to MTTTAGATAGTAAGVEVRDLRQEEATEWARLCSRGFLETRAPTEAAGDLRWRRTEGHRRRVGVDGGRLIASFRSYGVDLPVPGGHLPADAISSVVVAASHRRQGLLRRLMTEDLRAAKDRGDALAVLIASEAPIYGRYGFGTATTACRWELDVREARFRGDPVRDGAVVLDHVSDADLVDVAPRLFARVHATAAGEHPRDGLWWPMALGLVEDPDADAREQRPAVVAREPGGDVVGLLRYRAGGDLSGGDRRRAAQVRVLDLLAATPAATAALWRAAAEVDLAASVVADHRPTTDPLPLLLADARAAVRSHDADFVWARVLDVPAALEGRRYAATGGLVLEVVDPLGLAGGRWRLDVTADDAGTGAAEVTATTAEPDVVVGVDVLGTVVLGQGSPAPALAAGLVDERTPGAAARLGTLLAHPSSAVLTRTWF
- a CDS encoding carbohydrate ABC transporter permease, yielding MPSSSEAAARPTSVTTTDAPGSAAAGRGATPEVYKVPRGPKTSRARKVVAAVVLAVVCFLMLSPVLWTAFSVIKPTSVAFRNPPVWSFTPTLDAFVNLWQTTNFYQYLGSTLVVAVISTTLALVIGLPAAYALSRAPGWVSVVLLVAALVFRALPRTAVVLPMYEISRSLGIYDTTLALSLALVAINQPFSIWLLRNFFAAVPKEIDEAAMLDGCTRLSMLRLVIIPLMGPGIITAALFMFLFAFQEYLTAVILTDVNAATVPVFIATQLGQTLPLLQQAGAASLLLTAPVFLFAFVAQKYLIAGLNAGSVKG